The following coding sequences are from one Fusobacterium simiae window:
- a CDS encoding response regulator transcription factor — protein sequence MVKILLVEDDKNIQRLLTLELRHKGYLVDSAYDGEQGMELFTKNYYDVVLLDLMLPKRSGKELCQEFRKLNNTPIIIITAKDSVLDKVELLDLGANDYICKPFAMEELLARIRVATRNKENSADKQFYLEKNIKLDLSTKRAYLGQKEINLTKTEFLILEFFMKNKGLSCSREKIITDVWGYDFDGDEKIVDVYINSLRKKIDSKSEYIHTIRGFGYIFQYKEVKK from the coding sequence ATGGTTAAAATTTTATTGGTTGAAGATGATAAAAACATTCAAAGACTTTTAACATTAGAACTAAGACATAAGGGATACCTAGTTGATTCTGCTTATGATGGTGAACAAGGGATGGAATTATTTACAAAAAATTATTATGATGTCGTTTTACTTGATTTAATGTTACCTAAAAGGTCTGGTAAAGAATTATGTCAGGAATTTAGAAAACTAAATAATACTCCTATTATAATAATAACAGCAAAAGACTCAGTTTTAGACAAAGTTGAACTTTTAGATTTAGGTGCTAATGATTATATATGTAAACCTTTTGCAATGGAGGAGCTATTAGCAAGAATCAGAGTTGCAACAAGAAATAAAGAAAATTCTGCTGATAAACAATTTTATTTAGAGAAAAATATTAAATTAGATTTATCTACTAAAAGAGCCTATTTAGGACAAAAAGAAATTAATCTTACAAAGACAGAATTTTTAATATTAGAATTTTTTATGAAAAATAAAGGTTTATCTTGTTCAAGAGAAAAAATAATAACTGATGTTTGGGGTTATGATTTTGATGGTGATGAAAAAATTGTAGATGTATATATAAATTCACTTAGGAAAAAAATTGATTCCAAAAGTGAATATATCCATACTATTCGTGGTTTTGGATATATATTTCAATATAAAGAGGTTAAAAAATGA